Below is a genomic region from candidate division KSB1 bacterium.
CCAGTAAAGGCCCTCTCGCAGCCAAAAGATCAGGCGTTCAAGCCATCGCGGAACTCGCCTTCCCTCCCGCCGGGCCATTCTGCACCTCTCCCTCCTTGAACACAGTCCGCTTTCCCTTCGCCCGCTCCATCCCTCCCCCGCTTCAATGCGCGTGCACCGCCGACCCCAAGCCGGGGTTTCGCTGGACTGAACTCCCTTCCCCCGGGCGGAGCGAAGTTAGGCCCGGGCGAGGAAAAAAACAAGCGGCCTCGTCCGGGTCTACCCCAGGCGCACGCGTTTCGCCTCATCGTAAGCGGCCAGGATATTCTCCAGCGAGATTTCCTCCGAGACGGAGTGGGAGGTGCAGAGAATGAGTCCTCCTTCCCGACCGAGCTGCTCGACCTTGGCGCGGGCAAGCCGGCGTGCCTGTTCGGGATCAGCCGACGAAAGCAATCGTACGTCCAGGCCGCCGTACAGGCAAAGGCGGCGGCCAAAGCGCCGCCGGACCTCCAGCTGATCCATACCGGCTGTCTCCTGGATCGGGTGCAGCACGCGAATACCGAGCTCCAGCAGTTCCTCCAGGATGGGCTCAATATAGCCGTCGCTGTGTACAGCTACCGGCACGCCTCGCTCCAAGGCGGCTTCGGCGATGCGGGCCACGGCGGGGCGAATCAGTTCTCGCCAATCCCGTGGACTGAAGAGCATGGCGTTGTTCTGTCCCCAATCGTCCGAGATCAGGAGAATATCGATGCCGAGATCAATGATGTTCGTCGCCACCCGGCGTGCCCATTCACCAAGTCTGCGCGTGAACTCGGCCACCTGCTCGCGGTGAAGGGCCATTTCGAGGAGGGCGTTCTCCGTGCCGAGGAAACTCTGTAGGGCCTCGTAGGGGCCTTGCACCCAGCCGATCACCGCACGCTGGCGTTGGCGGCCGTGCTTCTCCACGCTCTCGAGAATCCCGCGCGCGTAGCGAACGCTCTTGTTTCGCTGGGTGTACAGGCTGTGATCGTCCGGGTCCTGGAAGGGGGTCTCCAGCACCTCCTCGACGGTCTGCCAGCTTCCGTCCGGAGGCTTGGGGACAGGCGAAAAGGCCATGAAGACATCGGTCTCCAGCTCGTCCAGGAAGCGATCCATCCCCCCGTAGCGCTCTTCGAGCATCTTTTCCCAGAACTCGTCGATTACCCAGATGTCCAGGGGGATCCGGTCCGGGGTCTCGAAGCGAATCGCCTTCAGGGCTCGTTCGCGCGGTGTCACGCAGCTCCTCCACTGGATCGTGGGTTGGAAAACGAGGTTTTTCTCCACTGGCCCATAAATGAATCGGGGCAGAACGAGTCTGCCCCGATGGACCCACGCTTAGCTTGTGGACGGTTCGCTCACTTGTCAGTAAGAGCAGCGACTCCTGGAAGGGTGAGGCCGGCCAGGAACTCCAGGGAAGCTCCTCCACCGGTGGACACGTGGGAGACTTTGTCCTCGAGCCCCGCCTTGGCAATGGCCGCCGCAGAGTCGCCGCCTCCCACAACCGTCGTAGCCCCTTTCTTCGTCGCCTCAGCCAGGGCCTCAGCAATGGCAAATGTGCCTTTGGCAAAGGGGTCCTTCTCGAAAACCCCCATCGGGCCGTTCCAGACGATGGTCTTGGCGCCCAGGATTTTCTCCCGGAAGCGCGCGATGGTCCTGGGGCCGATGTCGACGCCGATCCAGCCCTCGGGCACGTTCTCATCCGGGGTTGTCTGCGTCTCGGCCCCCTCCGCAACCTCTTTGGCGACCACGTTGTCCAGGGGCAGAAGCAGTTCCACACCCCGCGCCTGGGCGTCGGCCATCACCTGCTTGGCCACCTCGATCCGGTCCTCTTCCAGCAGCGAGTTGCCGATGGAGTAGCCCTTCGCCTTAAAGAACGTGTAGGCCATCCCGCCGCCGATGAGGAGGGCGTCCACTTTGGGCAGCAGGTTCTGGATCACGTCGATCTTGCCGCTGATCTTCGCCCCACCCATGATCGCCACGTAGGGCCGCTCCGGCTCGCCAACCGCCTTGCCGAGGTACTCGAGCTCTTTTTGCATCAGGTAGCCGGCCGCGCAGATCTTGAAGTACTTGGTGACGCCCTCGGTGGAGGCGTGAGCGCGATGGGCCGTGCCGAAGGCGTCATTGACGTAGATTTCACCCAGCTTGGCCAGTTGCCGAGCGAAGTCGGGATCATTGGCCTCTTCTTCCGCGTGGAAGCGCAGGTTCTCGAGCAACAGCACCTCGCCCGGCTTCAGCTCCTGCGCCATTTTCTCCGTCTCCGGACCAATGCAGTCGGGCGCCATCTTCACGGGCTTGCCGAGGAGCTCCGAGAGGCGCTCCGCCACAGGCTTGAGGCTGTACTTCTCGTCCCGCTTGCCCTTGGGGCGACCGAGGTGCGACATCAGCACCACAGAGCCTCCGGCCTGTAGGACCCGCCGGATGCTCGGCAAGGCGGCCCGGATGCGCAGGTCATCCGCTACCTTGCCATCTTCGCCGATGGGCACATTGAAATCGACCCGCATGAGAACACGCTTTCCCGCCAGATCGATATCGTCGAGAGTCAGCTTGGCCATCGTTTCACCTCCACCCTACGCTCATCTCCCGTAGCATCTTAGACCGTTCGGAGAAAGCAAAAAGCGCCCTTGGTTCCCGGTGTCGCGATCAGGCCGAGGCAGCCATCCGCGCCCGCTCCTGTCTTTCCAGATCCTGGGCATCGATGACCGCGATGGTGGCCATGTTCACGATCTCGTTGACATCGGAGCCGCGCTGGAGCACGTGTACGGACTTCCGCATGCCCATTAGGATGGGCCCAATGGCCTCCGCACCCCCCAGTCGCATGAGGAGCTTGTAGGCGATGTTCCCGGACTGGAGGTCCGGGAAGATGAGCACGTTGGCCCCGCCCTTGACGCGGCAGAAGGGGTAGGTTTCGTCGATGATCTCCGGCACCACGGCGGTGTCGGCCTGCATTTCGCCGTCGATGATGAGGTGAGGGGCGCGCTGGCGTGCGATCTCGACGGCCTGGGCCACTTTCTCCGCCAGGGGGTGCCGTGTGCTGCCGAAGTTGGAGAAGGAGAGCATGGCCACCTTCGGTTCGATATCGAAGCGGCGCGCCGTCTCCGCCGACAGGATGGCGATCTCGGCCAGGTCCTCCGCGGTGGGCTCGATGTTCACCGTGGTGTCCGCCAGGAACATGACGCGGTCTTTCCAGAGGAGCACGTAGAGTCCGGCCACTCGATGGACACCCTCGCGCATCCGGATGATCTGGAGAGCGGGGCGGATCGTGTCCGGGTAGTGCATGGTCAGCCCTGCGACCACGGCGTCGGCGTCGCCCATGTGCACCATCATC
It encodes:
- a CDS encoding phosphoglycerate kinase gives rise to the protein MAKLTLDDIDLAGKRVLMRVDFNVPIGEDGKVADDLRIRAALPSIRRVLQAGGSVVLMSHLGRPKGKRDEKYSLKPVAERLSELLGKPVKMAPDCIGPETEKMAQELKPGEVLLLENLRFHAEEEANDPDFARQLAKLGEIYVNDAFGTAHRAHASTEGVTKYFKICAAGYLMQKELEYLGKAVGEPERPYVAIMGGAKISGKIDVIQNLLPKVDALLIGGGMAYTFFKAKGYSIGNSLLEEDRIEVAKQVMADAQARGVELLLPLDNVVAKEVAEGAETQTTPDENVPEGWIGVDIGPRTIARFREKILGAKTIVWNGPMGVFEKDPFAKGTFAIAEALAEATKKGATTVVGGGDSAAAIAKAGLEDKVSHVSTGGGASLEFLAGLTLPGVAALTDK